From Amycolatopsis sp. YIM 10, the proteins below share one genomic window:
- a CDS encoding PH domain-containing protein encodes MPIDSMPAADEDRPGEPPWLRLDRRVVASTAVVSTGAAIGFGYAGWASLSMPIGWLLLGALGVVLLGAAATEGYWRASRYRITADRLEQRVDFVVHRHRSLARERIRGVDVTANPLHRLLGLAVVTIHTGKQAGADRIKLDPLSKVAAARLRAELRRVAGRAQPVAPERNTAEYPRSGVLARLEWSWLRYAPTSPLAPLAVAAAGGAAVNVAGWLGVREQAVDWVIGLLSGQALVLTVLLFTVSAVVVAVLGSFAVFAVWWWDYELDREPGGTLRVRRGLLTTRSSTIEERRLRGVKVAEPAGNRLAGAARVDAVMTGRGEHEEDDRLALNTLLPAAPRAVATRVAAGVLGIDVTGAALTPHPAAARRRRIVRAVVGSLLPVAVLVPFGVRHAEIPLHAAWITALVLLPASVLLARDAYRNLGHGTSGGYLITRYGTGGRRTVALERDGVIGWTARQSFFQRRAGLITLTMITAAGSGAYSVFDADESEGLRFAGQALPELVVPFLETDSADGDAR; translated from the coding sequence ATGCCAATCGATTCGATGCCGGCCGCGGACGAGGATCGCCCCGGCGAACCTCCGTGGCTGAGGCTGGACCGGCGGGTCGTCGCCTCGACCGCGGTGGTGAGCACGGGGGCCGCGATCGGGTTCGGCTATGCCGGCTGGGCGTCGCTGTCGATGCCGATCGGCTGGCTGCTGCTCGGTGCGCTCGGCGTGGTCCTCCTCGGCGCCGCGGCCACGGAGGGGTACTGGCGGGCGAGCCGGTACCGGATCACCGCGGACCGGCTCGAACAACGGGTGGACTTCGTCGTGCACCGGCACCGGTCACTCGCCAGGGAACGCATCCGTGGCGTCGACGTGACGGCGAACCCGTTGCACCGGTTGCTGGGGCTCGCCGTTGTCACCATCCACACCGGGAAACAGGCGGGCGCGGACAGGATCAAACTGGACCCTCTGTCCAAAGTGGCGGCCGCACGGCTGCGCGCGGAGTTGCGACGGGTTGCCGGGAGGGCACAGCCGGTCGCGCCGGAGCGGAACACGGCGGAGTACCCGAGAAGCGGCGTGCTCGCCCGCCTGGAGTGGTCGTGGCTGCGGTACGCCCCGACCTCGCCATTGGCACCGCTCGCCGTGGCCGCCGCCGGTGGTGCGGCGGTCAACGTCGCCGGCTGGCTCGGCGTGCGCGAGCAGGCCGTGGATTGGGTGATCGGCCTGCTCAGCGGTCAGGCTCTCGTGCTGACGGTCCTGCTGTTCACGGTCTCCGCGGTGGTCGTCGCGGTGCTCGGCTCGTTCGCCGTGTTCGCCGTGTGGTGGTGGGATTACGAGCTGGACCGGGAACCGGGCGGGACGCTCCGGGTGCGGCGTGGCCTGCTCACCACCCGGTCGTCCACGATCGAAGAACGCCGGTTGCGCGGGGTCAAGGTGGCGGAGCCGGCCGGTAACCGGCTGGCCGGAGCGGCCAGGGTGGACGCGGTGATGACCGGGCGGGGCGAGCACGAGGAGGACGACAGGCTCGCACTGAACACCCTGCTGCCCGCCGCCCCCCGTGCGGTCGCCACCAGGGTGGCGGCGGGCGTGCTGGGTATCGACGTGACCGGCGCCGCGCTGACACCACACCCGGCCGCGGCTCGCCGCCGGAGGATCGTCCGGGCGGTGGTGGGCAGCCTGCTCCCGGTCGCCGTGCTCGTGCCGTTCGGTGTCCGGCACGCGGAAATCCCGCTGCACGCCGCCTGGATCACGGCACTCGTCCTGCTCCCGGCGTCGGTGCTGCTCGCTCGCGACGCCTACCGCAACCTCGGACACGGCACCTCCGGCGGGTACCTGATCACCAGGTACGGCACCGGTGGCCGCCGGACCGTAGCGCTGGAACGCGACGGGGTCATCGGCTGGACCGCGCGCCAGTCGTTCTTCCAGCGGCGGGCGGGACTGATCACCCTGACCATGATCACCGCGGCGGGAAGTGGCGCGTATTCCGTCTTCGACGCCGATGAGAGCGAGGGGCTGCGCTTCGCCGGCCAGGCCCTGCCCGAACTGGTGGTGCCGTTCCTGGAAACGGATTCGGCCGACGGCGACGCACGGTGA
- a CDS encoding acetoacetate decarboxylase produces the protein MNIEEVRRHVTTPLASPAFAPVIPRFTDREYLNIVYRTDADALRAVVPEPLRIDEPLVRFEIMKMGDVTGYGPYTEAGQAVPVTFEGERGEYLHAMYLDNFPATASGREVSAYPKTMGAPGLYVDHGVLVGTLDYSTLRVATATMGYKHQELDHGDAEAQITVPTFMLKTIPGYDGSPRVQELVRTRISDVVVKEACTGPARLQLFEHVLAPLADLPVLEVVSASHILTDLTLAPVEPVFDYLEGARS, from the coding sequence ATGAACATCGAAGAGGTCCGCCGGCACGTGACCACGCCGCTGGCCAGCCCGGCCTTCGCCCCGGTGATCCCCAGGTTCACCGACCGCGAATACCTCAACATCGTCTACCGCACCGACGCCGACGCACTGCGTGCCGTGGTCCCGGAACCGCTGCGGATCGACGAGCCGCTGGTCCGGTTCGAGATCATGAAGATGGGCGACGTCACCGGATACGGTCCGTACACCGAGGCAGGCCAGGCGGTGCCGGTCACCTTCGAGGGCGAGCGGGGCGAATACCTGCACGCGATGTACCTCGACAACTTCCCGGCGACCGCGTCCGGGCGCGAGGTCAGTGCCTACCCGAAAACGATGGGGGCGCCTGGTCTCTACGTCGACCACGGCGTGCTGGTGGGCACGCTGGACTACAGCACGCTGCGGGTCGCCACCGCGACCATGGGCTACAAGCACCAGGAGCTGGATCACGGCGACGCCGAAGCGCAGATCACCGTGCCCACGTTCATGCTCAAGACCATTCCGGGTTACGACGGCTCGCCGAGGGTCCAGGAACTGGTCCGCACCCGGATCAGCGACGTCGTGGTCAAGGAGGCCTGCACCGGCCCCGCCCGGCTGCAGCTGTTCGAACACGTTCTCGCTCCGCTGGCCGATCTGCCGGTGCTCGAGGTCGTCAGTGCCAGCCACATCCTCACCGACCTGACCCTCGCCCCGGTCGAGCCGGTCTTCGACTACCTGGAAGGAGCGCGATCATGA
- the rfbA gene encoding glucose-1-phosphate thymidylyltransferase RfbA — protein sequence MRGIVLAGGSGTRMYPLTLVTSKQLLPIYDKPMIYYPLSVLMLAEIRDILIISAPESLPDLRALLGDGAQLGLNLTYAEQPEPRGIADAFIVGAEHVGGSASALILGDNLFHGTGFGELLRGSAARLDGCTLFGYPVADPERYGIGELDERGELVSIEEKPERPRSNNAITGLYFYDSDVVDLARDLRPSARGELEISDINQMYLKNGRARLVTLGRGFTWLDAGTHKSLLDAGQYVQVLENRQGVRVACVEEIALRMGFITAEDCFRLGNRMKNSGYGQYVMDVAGSLS from the coding sequence ATGAGAGGAATTGTTCTCGCCGGCGGCAGTGGTACCCGGATGTACCCACTGACCCTGGTCACCTCGAAGCAGTTGCTGCCGATCTATGACAAACCGATGATCTACTATCCGCTTTCCGTGCTCATGCTGGCCGAGATCAGGGACATCTTGATCATCTCGGCCCCGGAGAGCCTGCCCGATCTGCGTGCCCTGCTCGGGGACGGCGCACAACTCGGGCTCAACCTCACCTATGCCGAACAGCCCGAGCCGCGCGGGATCGCGGACGCGTTCATCGTGGGTGCCGAGCACGTCGGGGGTTCGGCTTCCGCGCTCATCCTCGGCGACAACCTCTTCCACGGCACCGGCTTCGGCGAGCTGCTCCGCGGTTCGGCGGCCCGGCTCGACGGCTGCACCCTCTTCGGTTACCCGGTCGCCGATCCGGAGCGCTACGGCATCGGCGAGCTCGACGAGCGGGGTGAACTCGTATCCATCGAGGAAAAACCCGAGCGGCCACGGTCCAACAACGCGATCACCGGCCTGTACTTCTACGATTCCGATGTCGTGGACCTGGCACGCGACCTGCGGCCTTCGGCCCGAGGCGAACTCGAGATCAGCGACATCAACCAGATGTACCTGAAGAACGGCCGGGCGCGCCTGGTCACCCTCGGGCGCGGGTTCACCTGGCTCGACGCCGGAACCCACAAGTCGCTGCTCGACGCCGGCCAGTACGTCCAGGTACTGGAGAACCGCCAGGGGGTCCGGGTGGCCTGTGTCGAGGAGATCGCGTTGCGGATGGGGTTCATCACCGCCGAGGACTGTTTCCGGCTGGGCAACCGGATGAAGAACTCGGGCTATGGGCAATACGTCATGGATGTCGCCGGGTCGTTGTCCTGA
- a CDS encoding acyl-CoA dehydrogenase family protein codes for MNTAALEGQLAADFYDYEALLTDEERKILVKARDFMRDEVKPLVNENWAKGEFPAELIGMFRESGLAGLPYEGYGEHRPAVSHLLNGMLAMEMTRTDASVATFFGVHNGLAMYSIHSGGNQEQRDRWLPAMAAMDKIGAFAMTEPLGGSDVAGGMRTTAKRDGDTWILNGAKKWIGNATFADYVVVWARDADDNHVKGFVVEKGMAGFDPVKIEGKIAFRIVENAEITLTDVRVPEANRLQNINSFRDVAEILRATRGGVAWQALGVMIGAYELALDYAKQRKQFGRPIAGFQLVQDLLVKSLGNITASWGMLVQLARLQDAGIFRDEHSSLAKAFVTSRMREVVGWSREIFGGNGILLEHDIARFFADAEAIYSFEGTREMNTLIVGKSITGQSAFV; via the coding sequence ATGAACACCGCAGCACTGGAAGGCCAGCTGGCCGCCGACTTCTACGACTACGAGGCGCTGCTGACGGACGAGGAGCGAAAGATCCTCGTCAAGGCGCGGGACTTCATGCGCGATGAGGTCAAGCCGCTGGTGAACGAGAACTGGGCCAAGGGCGAATTCCCGGCGGAGCTCATCGGCATGTTCCGCGAGAGCGGTCTCGCCGGGCTGCCCTACGAAGGCTACGGCGAGCACCGGCCCGCGGTCAGCCACCTGCTCAATGGCATGCTGGCAATGGAAATGACCCGCACCGACGCCTCGGTGGCCACCTTCTTCGGTGTCCACAACGGACTGGCCATGTACTCGATCCACTCCGGTGGCAACCAGGAGCAGCGCGACCGGTGGCTGCCCGCGATGGCGGCGATGGACAAGATCGGCGCGTTCGCGATGACCGAACCACTCGGCGGCTCCGACGTCGCCGGTGGCATGCGGACCACCGCCAAGCGCGACGGCGACACCTGGATCCTCAACGGCGCCAAGAAGTGGATCGGCAACGCGACCTTCGCCGACTACGTCGTGGTGTGGGCACGCGACGCCGATGACAACCACGTCAAGGGATTTGTCGTCGAGAAGGGCATGGCGGGATTCGACCCGGTGAAGATCGAGGGCAAGATCGCCTTCCGGATCGTGGAGAACGCCGAAATCACCTTGACCGACGTGCGGGTTCCGGAGGCGAACCGCCTGCAGAACATCAATTCCTTCCGTGATGTCGCGGAGATCCTGCGCGCCACCCGCGGCGGGGTCGCCTGGCAGGCGCTGGGCGTGATGATCGGTGCCTACGAACTCGCGCTGGACTACGCGAAGCAGCGCAAGCAGTTCGGCCGTCCGATCGCCGGTTTCCAACTGGTGCAGGATCTTCTGGTGAAGAGCCTGGGGAACATCACCGCGTCGTGGGGCATGCTGGTCCAGCTCGCCCGGCTGCAGGACGCGGGCATCTTCCGTGACGAGCACTCGTCGCTGGCGAAGGCTTTTGTCACTTCGCGGATGCGGGAGGTCGTCGGCTGGAGTCGCGAGATCTTCGGTGGGAACGGGATCCTGCTGGAGCACGACATCGCCCGCTTCTTCGCCGACGCCGAGGCGATCTACTCGTTCGAGGGCACCCGGGAGATGAACACCCTGATCGTCGGCAAGTCGATCACCGGGCAGAGCGCCTTCGTCTGA
- a CDS encoding LmbU family transcriptional regulator, protein MSLDEWRRVGREIFVVSDSSAWWLGDWLIYGQSEYPNRYKRAIMETQLDYQTLRNYAWVARRYPAARRRAALSFQHHAELTSLPEQQQDEWLDRAEKFGWSRNELRNRVKAGRQSAGKTEDVTVRKILVNFPSDKQERWLKAAANAEQDLLTWIVSSLDDAAAATLSAQQLERDYLDPAPPQPRALDS, encoded by the coding sequence ATGTCGCTGGACGAATGGCGACGGGTGGGGCGGGAGATCTTCGTCGTCTCGGACTCGTCGGCGTGGTGGCTGGGCGACTGGCTCATCTACGGCCAGTCCGAGTACCCGAACCGCTACAAGCGCGCCATCATGGAGACGCAACTCGACTACCAGACCCTGCGGAACTACGCATGGGTGGCGAGGAGGTACCCGGCCGCGCGGCGGCGCGCGGCGCTGAGCTTCCAGCACCACGCCGAGCTCACCAGCCTGCCCGAGCAACAGCAGGACGAGTGGCTCGACCGCGCCGAGAAGTTCGGCTGGTCCAGGAACGAACTGCGCAACCGGGTCAAGGCCGGCCGCCAATCGGCGGGCAAGACCGAGGACGTCACCGTCCGCAAGATATTGGTGAATTTCCCGTCGGACAAACAAGAACGCTGGCTGAAGGCGGCCGCGAACGCCGAGCAGGACCTGCTCACCTGGATCGTCAGCAGCTTGGACGACGCGGCGGCGGCGACGCTCAGCGCACAACAGCTCGAACGGGATTACCTCGATCCGGCGCCGCCTCAGCCCCGGGCCCTGGATTCGTAA
- a CDS encoding CaiB/BaiF CoA-transferase family protein, with translation MVNTTSPAGPLDGVRVIDLSTVVMGPYAAQILGDLGADVIKIESPADTVRVGQYRTTPGMTPLNLNVNRNKRSVALNLKDEAERARAVELIGSADVLITNMRPGALGRLGLTYEDLAESNPGLVYAHAQGFRGDSDRAGNAAYDETVQAASGLVDIANRALGTPVYLPTILGDKVSSLTIVYSVLAALVHRNRTGRGQLIEVPMTDTLIAFNLVEHLSGHVYEPAQGATGFPLSMTKGHRAARTKDGLACVIPYNPRNFRDFFAAAGRPDLVEDPRVNGEAIDGADHEALAELIDECAPALTTAEWAEVCAKHSIPMAPVLELDHAEEDDYVREGHLLDTVEHPTEGSIRTVGIPVKFSATPGSIRRLAPVAGQDTADVLAELGGK, from the coding sequence ATGGTGAACACGACCAGCCCCGCCGGTCCGCTGGACGGGGTGCGGGTGATCGACCTCTCGACCGTGGTGATGGGCCCCTACGCGGCGCAGATCCTCGGTGACCTCGGCGCCGACGTGATCAAGATCGAATCCCCTGCCGACACCGTCCGGGTGGGGCAGTACCGGACCACGCCGGGCATGACCCCGCTGAACCTCAACGTCAACCGCAACAAGCGCAGCGTGGCCCTCAACCTGAAGGACGAGGCGGAGCGCGCACGGGCCGTCGAGCTGATCGGCAGCGCGGACGTGCTGATCACCAACATGCGCCCCGGCGCGCTCGGCAGGCTCGGCCTGACCTACGAAGACCTCGCCGAGAGCAACCCCGGCCTGGTCTACGCGCACGCCCAGGGCTTCCGCGGCGACTCCGACCGGGCGGGCAACGCCGCCTACGACGAGACCGTGCAGGCCGCGTCCGGGCTGGTCGACATCGCCAACCGCGCGCTGGGCACCCCGGTCTACCTGCCGACCATTCTCGGTGACAAGGTCTCGTCGCTGACCATCGTCTACAGCGTGCTCGCCGCGCTGGTGCACCGGAACCGGACGGGTCGCGGCCAGCTGATCGAGGTCCCGATGACCGACACGCTGATCGCGTTCAACCTGGTGGAGCACCTGTCCGGGCACGTGTACGAGCCGGCCCAGGGCGCCACCGGCTTCCCGCTGTCGATGACGAAGGGCCACCGGGCGGCGCGGACGAAGGACGGCCTCGCCTGCGTGATCCCCTACAACCCGCGGAACTTCCGCGACTTCTTCGCCGCCGCCGGGCGGCCCGACCTGGTCGAGGACCCGCGCGTCAACGGGGAAGCCATCGACGGCGCCGACCACGAGGCGCTCGCCGAGCTGATCGACGAGTGCGCCCCGGCGCTGACCACGGCGGAGTGGGCCGAGGTGTGCGCCAAGCACAGCATCCCGATGGCGCCGGTGCTGGAACTCGACCACGCCGAAGAGGACGACTACGTCCGTGAAGGTCACCTGCTCGACACCGTCGAGCACCCGACCGAGGGCTCGATCCGCACGGTCGGCATCCCGGTGAAGTTCTCCGCCACCCCCGGCTCGATCCGCCGCCTGGCGCCGGTCGCGGGTCAGGACACCGCCGACGTGCTCGCCGAACTGGGCGGGAAGTGA
- a CDS encoding crotonase/enoyl-CoA hydratase family protein, which translates to MSTSEVRTERIGSTLLITIDRPRARNAVNAAVATGLAAALDELEADPALRAGILTGADGTFSAGMDLKAALRGESPEVDGRGFGGLTEAEPVKPLIAAVEGWAMGGGFELALACDLIIAAEDATFGLPEVKRGLIAAGGGVIRLPKRIPYHLAMEFLLTGEPVTGRRAGELGLVNRVTATGDATAVALQLAEQLALNAPLALAAVKKIVRAAGGMPEAEAFAVQREEMGALMTSADVREGMTAFAERRAPQWIGE; encoded by the coding sequence ATGAGCACCAGCGAAGTACGCACCGAGCGGATCGGTTCGACGCTGCTGATCACCATCGACCGCCCGCGTGCGCGCAACGCCGTGAACGCCGCGGTCGCCACCGGCCTGGCCGCCGCGCTCGACGAGCTGGAAGCCGATCCCGCGCTCCGGGCAGGCATCCTGACCGGCGCGGACGGCACGTTCAGCGCCGGGATGGACCTCAAGGCCGCGCTCCGGGGCGAGTCGCCGGAGGTCGACGGCCGCGGGTTCGGCGGCCTGACCGAAGCCGAACCGGTCAAACCGCTGATCGCCGCCGTCGAGGGCTGGGCCATGGGCGGCGGGTTCGAACTGGCGCTGGCGTGCGACCTGATCATCGCCGCCGAGGACGCGACGTTCGGCCTGCCCGAGGTCAAGCGGGGGCTCATCGCCGCCGGGGGCGGCGTGATCCGGCTGCCCAAGCGGATCCCGTACCACCTGGCGATGGAGTTCCTGCTGACCGGTGAGCCGGTCACCGGCCGGCGCGCCGGTGAGCTCGGCCTGGTCAACCGGGTCACCGCCACCGGTGACGCCACCGCCGTGGCGTTGCAGCTCGCCGAGCAGCTCGCGCTGAACGCGCCGCTCGCGCTCGCCGCGGTGAAGAAGATCGTGCGTGCCGCCGGTGGGATGCCCGAGGCCGAGGCGTTCGCCGTGCAGCGCGAGGAGATGGGCGCCCTGATGACTTCGGCCGATGTCCGCGAGGGCATGACCGCGTTCGCCGAGCGCCGTGCTCCACAGTGGATCGGAGAGTGA
- a CDS encoding 3-hydroxyacyl-CoA dehydrogenase NAD-binding domain-containing protein encodes MTRDFRNAAVIGAGTIGLSWTALFAGHGMTVRVSDPRPDLAEAVGAALAEFAPHLAAQGLDVEDLAGRVQLAGDVADAVRDADVVQENGPEDVEFKKDLFATLVREAPEHVLLLSSSSAIPSTAFTGDLADASRVLIGHPFNPPHLIPLVEVVPGERTSEESVRAAVDFYTSVGRTPVVERREIPGFVGNRLQNALSREAIYLVEEGVVTPEALDQVVTNSLGIRWATVGPFLGSHLGGGPGGYRHMAEHIGKSMKKMWAGLGNPSQNEEEQERLVEAVEKAYGSSTYSELAEARDRRQIAVLSALDNLKEGN; translated from the coding sequence ATGACCCGGGATTTCCGCAACGCCGCGGTGATCGGCGCGGGCACCATCGGACTTTCGTGGACGGCGTTGTTCGCCGGGCACGGGATGACCGTCCGGGTGAGCGACCCGCGACCGGACCTCGCCGAGGCCGTCGGCGCCGCACTGGCCGAGTTCGCCCCGCACCTCGCCGCACAAGGCCTCGACGTCGAGGACCTGGCAGGCCGGGTCCAGCTCGCCGGTGATGTCGCCGACGCGGTCCGCGACGCGGATGTGGTGCAGGAGAACGGACCCGAGGACGTCGAGTTCAAAAAGGACCTGTTCGCGACGCTGGTCCGCGAGGCTCCGGAGCACGTGCTGCTGCTGAGTTCGTCGTCGGCCATCCCGTCCACGGCCTTCACCGGTGACCTGGCCGACGCGAGCCGAGTCCTGATCGGACACCCGTTCAACCCGCCGCACCTGATCCCGCTGGTCGAGGTCGTACCGGGGGAGCGCACCAGCGAGGAGTCGGTGCGGGCGGCGGTGGACTTCTACACCTCCGTCGGACGAACCCCGGTGGTGGAACGCAGGGAGATCCCCGGTTTTGTCGGCAACCGCCTGCAGAACGCGCTCAGCCGCGAGGCGATCTACCTCGTCGAAGAAGGCGTCGTGACGCCGGAAGCCCTCGATCAGGTGGTGACGAATTCGCTCGGCATCCGCTGGGCGACGGTCGGGCCGTTCCTCGGCTCGCACCTGGGCGGCGGCCCCGGTGGTTACCGGCACATGGCCGAGCACATCGGAAAGTCCATGAAGAAGATGTGGGCGGGCCTCGGCAACCCGTCGCAGAACGAAGAAGAGCAGGAACGGCTCGTCGAAGCCGTCGAAAAGGCTTACGGCTCCTCCACGTACTCGGAACTCGCCGAGGCGCGCGACCGCAGGCAGATCGCCGTTCTGTCCGCTTTGGACAACCTCAAGGAGGGGAACTGA
- a CDS encoding LysR family transcriptional regulator, with the protein MEMLHLRYFVAVAEELNFSAAARRLHMATSPLSQRIKDLEHELGQRLFDRSTHHVRLTPAGAALLPIARDVLDQVNSIPWRLSEATRPRRSTVFIGMPAGVHPDLRARVNVLAEQVHDRFEVKRWPGTTPALAAAVREGKLALALVRLPVGDPALDQLLVMSERLGAVVPSDQFAGKDSVALAELTGLAYVATPSEITPAYFDQLDRELSDRGIRKRIKLADTGYGGVSEIISSGMAFSVSMLDSRSPMSGYRLDNVTVLPFVDFAPRLDTGLVWRRDRAHGGDLDELADAAREVFAEPLSS; encoded by the coding sequence GTGGAGATGCTGCACCTGCGTTACTTCGTCGCCGTCGCTGAGGAGTTGAACTTTTCCGCGGCGGCCCGCCGGCTGCACATGGCGACCTCGCCGCTGAGCCAGCGGATCAAGGATCTCGAACACGAGCTGGGGCAGCGGTTGTTCGATCGCAGCACGCACCACGTCCGGCTCACCCCGGCCGGTGCCGCACTGCTCCCGATCGCGCGGGACGTGCTGGACCAGGTCAACTCGATCCCGTGGCGGCTGAGTGAGGCGACCCGCCCGCGGCGCAGCACGGTGTTCATCGGCATGCCCGCCGGAGTGCACCCCGACCTGCGGGCCCGCGTGAACGTGCTCGCCGAGCAGGTCCACGACCGGTTCGAGGTCAAACGCTGGCCCGGCACCACCCCCGCGCTGGCCGCCGCGGTCCGCGAGGGCAAGCTGGCACTGGCGCTCGTCCGGCTCCCGGTCGGTGATCCGGCGCTGGACCAGCTGCTCGTCATGTCCGAGCGGCTCGGCGCCGTGGTGCCCTCGGACCAGTTCGCCGGGAAGGACTCCGTCGCGCTGGCCGAGCTGACCGGCCTCGCCTACGTCGCCACCCCTTCGGAGATCACCCCCGCGTATTTCGACCAGCTTGATCGTGAATTGTCCGATCGTGGGATCAGAAAGCGCATCAAGCTGGCCGATACCGGCTATGGCGGGGTATCCGAGATTATTTCCAGTGGAATGGCCTTCTCCGTTTCCATGCTGGATTCGAGAAGTCCCATGAGCGGCTACCGGCTGGACAACGTGACGGTGCTGCCGTTCGTCGATTTCGCGCCCAGGCTGGATACCGGCCTGGTCTGGCGCCGTGATCGTGCTCACGGTGGTGATCTGGACGAACTCGCCGACGCGGCCCGTGAAGTCTTCGCCGAACCGCTCAGCAGCTGA